One stretch of Arachis hypogaea cultivar Tifrunner chromosome 20, arahy.Tifrunner.gnm2.J5K5, whole genome shotgun sequence DNA includes these proteins:
- the LOC112782421 gene encoding F-box/kelch-repeat protein At1g67480 produces the protein MVSVLADLEKMPGFVAGKKRSTGRNMCFTNLANQDKLTSLQTNHFFASEVLENDDSPILPGLPDDVAKHCLALVPRSNVPTIGGVCKRWRSFIQSKEFITVRKLAGMVEEWLYFLTMDTEGEGTHWEVMDRPSHKCQALPPMPGPVKAGFGVVVLNGKLLVIAGYSTTDRSTFASAEVYQYDSLLNNWSRLSKMNVARYDFACAEVNGLVYAVGGYGLDGEILSSAEVYDPDTDKWTLIESVRRPRWGCFACSLDGKLYVMGGRSSFTIGNSKFVDVYDPEVHSWGEFKNGCVMVTAHAVLGKKLFCMEWKNQRKLAIFCSEDNSWKMVPLPLTGSSSVDFRFGIFDEKLLLFSLEAGPSYQTLLYDPNAAKGSEWQISDIKPSGVFLCSVTIKA, from the exons ATGGTAAGTGTACTTGCTGATTTGGAAAAGATGCCTGGTTTTGTTGCTGGAAAGAAGAGATCTACAGGCCGAAACATGTGTTTCACCAATTTGGCCAATCAAGACAAGTTAACTTCTTTGCAAACCAATCATTTCTTTGCCTCTGAGGTACTGGAAAACGATGATAGCCCCATTCTACCTGGTCTGCCTGATGATGTGGCAAAACATTGCCTTGCACTTGTGCCTCGTTCTAACGTCCCAACTATTGGTGGTGTCTGTAAGAGATGGAGGTCATTTATTCAAAGCAAAGAGTTCATTACTGTGCGAAAATTGGCAGGAATGGTTGAGGAATGGCTCTATTTCTTAACAATGGATACTGAAGGAGAGGGAACTCATTGGGAGGTTATGGATCGTCCCAGTCATAAATGCCAAGCTCTTCCACCGATGCCTGGTCCGGTAAAGGCTGGATTTGGAGTGGTGGTTCTTAATGGAAAGCTTCTTGTTATTGCTGGATATTCAACTACAGATAGAAGTACCTTTGCCTCAGCAGAGGTTTACCAATATGACTCGCTCCTCAACAA TTGGAGCAGACTATCAAAAATGAATGTGGCTCGTTATGACTTTGCATGTGCCGAAGTCAATGGCTTGGTTTATGCTGTAGGAGGCTATGGATTGGACGGTGAAATTCTCTCTAGTGCTGAGGTGTACGACCCTGACACCGACAAATGGACACTGATAGAGAGTGTCCGGCGCCCAAGATGGGGTTGCTTTGCCTGTTCATTGGATGGTAAGCTCTATGTCATGGGTGGAAGGTCGAGCTTTACAATTGGAAACTCCAAGTTTGTTGATGTTTATGACCCTGAAGTCCACAGCTGGGGTGAGTTCAAGAACGGCTGTGTTATGGTCACAGCGCACGCAGTATTGGGAAAGAAATTGTTCTGTATGGAGtggaagaaccagaggaagcTAGCAATATTCTGTTCTGAAGACAATTCGTGGAAAATGGTACCACTTCCACTCACTGGTAGCTCCAGTGTTGATTTTAGATTTGGGATATTTGATGAAAAGCTGTTGCTATTCTCACTGGAAGCAGGACCCTCTTATCAAACTTTGTTGTATGATCCAAATGCAGCTAAAGGGTCAGAGTGGCAAATTTCTGATATAAAACCATCTGGTGTGTTCTTGTGCAGTGTAACAATCAAGGCATGA